A genomic window from Lineus longissimus chromosome 17, tnLinLong1.2, whole genome shotgun sequence includes:
- the LOC135501220 gene encoding potassium channel subfamily T member 2-like isoform X6, giving the protein MYVWQRGRKQRARMSQKGQNSTGIDSKAPLLRLESEYIFEKDRARASNSKQKDESCRDRNAKEKIRARQRGPNGKAPLLRLESEYMYEKERVRVEFFTNERSFKERLQLYFIKNQRSSLRIRIFNLVIKLLTCILYVVRVCLDNPSEKPPCTSSCGPCLNVTAEERFQSVEDFRKNPVIEWVAIGYVNRSYWLWVTQVTVAVISLTETMLVTYLGYKGNILQLILAPSFILELINTVPFISTIFWARLRCLFIPVFLNCWLAKSALENMLNDLHRAMQKSQSALSQQILILMATLTCIIFTSVCGVQQLQRGGYQHMDFFGALWFVIVTFSTVGYGDYTPDIWPSQLFMMIMIAAALVVVPTQLEQLAFTWMERQKQGGTYSSHRAQTEKHVVVCATALHADTIMDFLNEFYAHPKLQDYFVVLLSPCELDPTMRMILQVPIWAQRVIYIQGSALKDADLTRCRMQEAEACFILTARNYADKNAVDQHTILRSWAVKDFAPTCPQYVQIFRPENKFHVKFAEHVVCEDEFKYALLANNCLSPATSTLVTLLLHTSRGQEGQTSSEEWQRVYGRCSGNEIYHIKLGDSQFFGEYEGKSFTYASFHAHRKYGVSLVGVLQSLPGSTIQLNPGPRHIMKGADICFYMNITKEENSAFILAHPNNDKDTRMDKMKPPAGGNYSKVASMIASVEELPRKLSFRKKNQTYHPPRPRLNQTSKQGTVAMVVKAGDGGPYATYTKNSITPPNSNQGTVALELQHTRDKSNSQVLDQNGQKTDSMANKLELPKGLSIQSLNKRPSIAPVPAVLDAAGIEITVESEDSDQDSSITEEEPPWVTPNSDTVKGFPPLTPYIGTTPTLTHIMREKRHICCLQLAQTCDHCSFKHAKEYHWSNRTIIVAADYASNGLYNFIVPLRSHARPKNTMNPIVLLLERRPDQSFLETICYFPLVYWMIGSIECLDDLLRAGITLADNVVIVNKESSNSQEEDYLADCNTIVAVQTIFRLFPSANIITELSQSSNMRFMQFRAKDHYALNLSKVEKVSPHKEKERGSHISYMFRLPFAAGNVFSASMLDTLLYQAFVKDYLITFVRLLLGIDQAVGSGHLSCMKISKDDLWIRTYGRLYQKLCSTTCEIPIGIYRTMIQHTENTSADGVPGSGHSSQQTPHFDFKRRLSTRIHQKLAQRCSGVSLNVMHTDDEGGSDSLGSERQEICQLVKSRMQSLGLPTDDYDDVSDKRNTLSYVIINPSYDLKLEVDDVVYLIRPSSLSAQASPLIDERKLLARKRFLPHKREEPTGADEEPISRSSTPDCDHDAKNEPATLEINNCTSVVRIEFRPRKPPFIADSTRFQLDATTVTMHE; this is encoded by the exons aGTACGAGTTGAGTTCTTTACGAATGAGCGGTCGTTCAAAGAGAGATTGCAGTTGTATTTCATAAAGAATCAGAGATCAA GTCTTCGCATCCGTATCTTTAACCTAGTGATCAAATTATTAACATGCATTCTGTACGTGGTGCGTGTGTGCCTCGACAACCCAAGCGAAAAACCACCATG CACGTCAAGTTGTGGACCATGCCTCAACGTTACGGCGGAGGAGAGATTTCAATCCGTGGAAGATTTCAGGAAAAATCCGGTGATAGAATG GGTGGCGATAGGTTATGTAAATCGAAGCTACTGGCTTTGGGTGACACAAGTGACAGTAGCTGTGATCAGTTTAACAGAAACAATGCTCGTCACATACCTTGGCTACAAA GGCAACATCCTCCAGCTAATCCTTGCCCCATCATTCATCCTGGAATTAATAAACACAGTACCTTTTATATCAACT ATTTTCTGGGCGAGATTACGGTGCCTTTTTATTCCTGTATTCCTAAACTGCTGGCTTGCCAAAAGTGCATTGGAAAATATGCTG aaTGACCTCCACCGTGCCATGCAGAAGTCACAATCTGCACTATCACAACAGATACTCATTCTGATGGCTACTTTAACTTGTATTATTTTTACCAG CGTGTGCGGTGTACAGCAGCTACAGCGTGGTGGCTATCAGCATATGGATTTCTTTGGTGCATTATGGTTTGTGATAGTTACATTCTCGACAGTCGGCTACGGTGATTATACGCCGGATATATGGCCTAGTCAACtcttcatgatgatcatgatagcAGCAGCATTAGTGGTCGTTCCAACGCAG TTGGAGCAGCTTGCCTTCACATGGATGGAGCGACAAAAACAGGGTGGCACTTATAGTAGTCATCGAGCACAAACAGAAAAACATGTTGTTGTATGTGCTACAGCGTTACATGCAGATACTATCATGGATTTTCTAAATGAATTCTACGCCCATCCAAAATTGCAG GACTATTTTGTGGTGTTATTGTCCCCTTGTGAGCTGGACCCCACAATGAGGATGATATTACAAGTACCCATCTGGGCGCAGCGGGTGATTTATATCCAAGGGTCGGCATTGAAAGATGCTGACCTGACGAGGTGCAG AATGCAGGAAGCAGAGGCTTGTTTTATCCTAACAGCCAGGAATTATGCAGATAAAAATGCTGTT GATCAGCATACCATATTGAGATCATGGGCTGTGAAAGATTTTGCACCTACATGCCCACAGTATGTCCAAATTTTTCGGCCGGAAAATAAATTCCATGTGAAGTTTGCTG aACATGTTGTCTGTGAAGATGAATTCAAATATGCCTTATTAGCCAATAACTGTCTTTCACCGGCTACCTCCACACTAGTGACTCTTCTTCTTCACACATCAAGGGGACA AGAGGGCCAGACCTCATCTGAAGAATGGCAGCGTGTGTATGGCCGATGCTCAGGGAATGAAATTTACCATATTAAACTTGGTGATAGTCAATTTTTCGGAGAGTACGAGGGAAAGAGTTTTACATATGCTAGTTTTCATGCACACAGAAA GTATGGCGTTAGTCTTGTTGGTGTCTTGCAGAGTCTTCCAGGATCCACAATCCAGTTGAATCCTGGTCCAAGGCACATTATGAAAG GTGCTGATATATGCTTCTACATGAACATAACCAAAGAGGAAAATTCGGCTTTCATCCTCGCGCATCCAAACAATGATAAAGATACGCGAATGGATAAAATGAAGCCACCTGCTGGTGGAAATTACTCCAAAGTCGCTAGCATGATTGCAAGCGTTG AAGAATTGCCGAGAAAACTATCTTTTCGGAAAAAAAATCAGACGTACCATCCACCACGACCTCGGCTAAACCAAACGA GCAAGCAGGGTACCGTGGCCATGGTAGTCAAGGCTGGCGACGGTGGGCCATATGCAACCTATACTAAGAACAGTATTACCCCGCCAAATTCGAACCAAG gtactgtGGCCTTGGAGCTCCAACACACAAGGGATAAGTCTAACAGTCAGGTGCTAGATCAGAATGGACAAAAGACAGATTCAATGGCCAACAAACTAGAACTTCCAAAAGGCCTAAGTATACAGAGTCTAAATAAGCGGCCTAGTATTGCTCCAGTGCCGGCCGTTCTTGATGCAGCAGGTATTGAGATTACGGTAGAGTCAGAGGACTCTGATCAAGATAGCAGTATAACTGAAGAAGAGCCACCTTGGGTTACACCCAACTCGGA TACCGTAAAAGGGTTCCCGCCACTTACACCCTACATTGGTACCACGCCCACGCTGACCCATATTATGCGGGAGAAGCGGCATATATGTTGTCTCCAGTTGGCACAG ACATGTGACCATTGCTCATTCAAACATGCAAAGGAATACCATTGGTCGAACCGAACGATCATCGTAGCTGCTGATTATGCAAGCAACGGCTTGTATAACTTTATTGTGCCATTGAGATCTCATGCTCGACCAAAAAATACTATGAATCCGATTGTGCTACTCTTAGAAAGAAG ACCAGACCAGAGCTTCTTAGAGACAATTTGTTACTTTCCTCTTGTCTACTGGATGATAGGATCTATAGAATG CCTTGATGACCTGTTACGGGCTGGTATCACTCTGGCAGACAATGTGGTTATTGTCAACAAGGAGAGCTCAAACTCTCAAGAGGAAGACTACTTAGCTGACTGCAACACCATTGTGGCAGTACAGACGATATTCCG ACTATTTCCAAGTGCTAACATCATAACGGAGTTGTCCCAGTCCTCCAATATGAGGTTCATGCAGTTCAGAGCCAAAGATCACTATGCTTTAAACCTCTCCAAGGTGGAAAAGGTAAGTCCCCAT aaagaaaaagaaagaggaAGCCACATCTCTTACATGTTCAGGTTACCATTCGCAGCAGGAAATGTATTCAGTGCTAGTATGTTGGACACGCTTCTATATCAAGCATTTGTCAAGGACTATCTCATCACATTCGTTCGACTGTTATTAGGCATTGACCAGGCTGTGGGGTCTGGACATTTGTCTTGT ATGAAAATTTCCAAAGATGACCTGTGGATACGGACCTACGGCCGACTCTATCAAAAACTCTGCTCAACCACCTGTGAGATTCCTATTGGTATTTACCGGACAATGATCCAACACACAGAAAACACATCTGCT GATGGTGTCCCTGGGTCAGGTCATTCATCACAG CAAACACCTCACTTTGATTTCAAACGGCGCCTTTCGACTCGTATCCATCAAAAACTTGCTCAACGATGTTCAGGT gTTTCTCTGAATGTGATGCACACCGACGATGAAGGAGGAAGTGACAGCCTGGGATCGGAACGGCAAGAGATCTGCCAACTAGTCAAGTCGAGGATGCAGAGCCTTGGACTGCCAACAGATGATTACG ATGATGTTAGTGATAAGAGAAATACGTTATCATATGTGATCATCAACCCAAGCTATGACTTAAAGCTTGAAGTGGACGATGTTGT ATACTTAATTCGACCAAGTTCACTGTCAGCCCAGGCATCACCGTTGATTGATGAACGGAAACTGTTGGCCCGGAAACGATTTTTACCACATAAGAGAGAAGAGCCGACTGGTGCTGATGAGGAACCAATCAGTAGAAGTTCTACTCCTGACTGTGATCATGATGCTAAG AATGAGCCTGCTACATTAGAAATAA ATAATTGTACATCTGTTGTCAGAATAG AGTTTAGACCTAGAAAACCACCATTTATTGCTGATTCCACCAGATTTCAATTAGACGCAACCACGGTTACCATGCATGAGTGA
- the LOC135501220 gene encoding potassium channel subfamily T member 2-like isoform X29, which translates to MYVWQRGRKQRARMSQKGQNSTGIDSKAPLLRLESEYIFEKDRARASNSKQKDESCRDRNAKEKIRARQRGPNGKAPLLRLESEYMYEKERVRVEFFTNERSFKERLQLYFIKNQRSSLRIRIFNLVIKLLTCILYVVRVCLDNPSEKPPCTSSCGPCLNVTAEERFQSVEDFRKNPVIEWVAIGYVNRSYWLWVTQVTVAVISLTETMLVTYLGYKGNILQLILAPSFILELINTVPFISTIFWARLRCLFIPVFLNCWLAKSALENMLNDLHRAMQKSQSALSQQILILMATLTCIIFTSVCGVQQLQRGGYQHMDFFGALWFVIVTFSTVGYGDYTPDIWPSQLFMMIMIAAALVVVPTQLEQLAFTWMERQKQGGTYSSHRAQTEKHVVVCATALHADTIMDFLNEFYAHPKLQDYFVVLLSPCELDPTMRMILQVPIWAQRVIYIQGSALKDADLTRCRMQEAEACFILTARNYADKNAVDQHTILRSWAVKDFAPTCPQYVQIFRPENKFHVKFAEHVVCEDEFKYALLANNCLSPATSTLVTLLLHTSRGQEGQTSSEEWQRVYGRCSGNEIYHIKLGDSQFFGEYEGKSFTYASFHAHRKYGVSLVGVLQSLPGSTIQLNPGPRHIMKGADICFYMNITKEENSAFILAHPNNDKDTRMDKMKPPAGGNYSKVASMIASVGTVALELQHTRDKSNSQVLDQNGQKTDSMANKLELPKGLSIQSLNKRPSIAPVPAVLDAAGIEITVESEDSDQDSSITEEEPPWVTPNSDTVKGFPPLTPYIGTTPTLTHIMREKRHICCLQLAQTCDHCSFKHAKEYHWSNRTIIVAADYASNGLYNFIVPLRSHARPKNTMNPIVLLLERRPDQSFLETICYFPLVYWMIGSIECLDDLLRAGITLADNVVIVNKESSNSQEEDYLADCNTIVAVQTIFRLFPSANIITELSQSSNMRFMQFRAKDHYALNLSKVEKKEKERGSHISYMFRLPFAAGNVFSASMLDTLLYQAFVKDYLITFVRLLLGIDQAVGSGHLSCMKISKDDLWIRTYGRLYQKLCSTTCEIPIGIYRTMIQHTENTSADGVPGSGHSSQQTPHFDFKRRLSTRIHQKLAQRCSGRNRNNLGAKNKTAEPKEKEVSLNVMHTDDEGGSDSLGSERQEICQLVKSRMQSLGLPTDDYDDVSDKRNTLSYVIINPSYDLKLEVDDVVYLIRPSSLSAQASPLIDERKLLARKRFLPHKREEPTGADEEPISRSSTPDCDHDAKNEPATLEINNCTSVVRIEFRPRKPPFIADSTRFQLDATTVTMHE; encoded by the exons aGTACGAGTTGAGTTCTTTACGAATGAGCGGTCGTTCAAAGAGAGATTGCAGTTGTATTTCATAAAGAATCAGAGATCAA GTCTTCGCATCCGTATCTTTAACCTAGTGATCAAATTATTAACATGCATTCTGTACGTGGTGCGTGTGTGCCTCGACAACCCAAGCGAAAAACCACCATG CACGTCAAGTTGTGGACCATGCCTCAACGTTACGGCGGAGGAGAGATTTCAATCCGTGGAAGATTTCAGGAAAAATCCGGTGATAGAATG GGTGGCGATAGGTTATGTAAATCGAAGCTACTGGCTTTGGGTGACACAAGTGACAGTAGCTGTGATCAGTTTAACAGAAACAATGCTCGTCACATACCTTGGCTACAAA GGCAACATCCTCCAGCTAATCCTTGCCCCATCATTCATCCTGGAATTAATAAACACAGTACCTTTTATATCAACT ATTTTCTGGGCGAGATTACGGTGCCTTTTTATTCCTGTATTCCTAAACTGCTGGCTTGCCAAAAGTGCATTGGAAAATATGCTG aaTGACCTCCACCGTGCCATGCAGAAGTCACAATCTGCACTATCACAACAGATACTCATTCTGATGGCTACTTTAACTTGTATTATTTTTACCAG CGTGTGCGGTGTACAGCAGCTACAGCGTGGTGGCTATCAGCATATGGATTTCTTTGGTGCATTATGGTTTGTGATAGTTACATTCTCGACAGTCGGCTACGGTGATTATACGCCGGATATATGGCCTAGTCAACtcttcatgatgatcatgatagcAGCAGCATTAGTGGTCGTTCCAACGCAG TTGGAGCAGCTTGCCTTCACATGGATGGAGCGACAAAAACAGGGTGGCACTTATAGTAGTCATCGAGCACAAACAGAAAAACATGTTGTTGTATGTGCTACAGCGTTACATGCAGATACTATCATGGATTTTCTAAATGAATTCTACGCCCATCCAAAATTGCAG GACTATTTTGTGGTGTTATTGTCCCCTTGTGAGCTGGACCCCACAATGAGGATGATATTACAAGTACCCATCTGGGCGCAGCGGGTGATTTATATCCAAGGGTCGGCATTGAAAGATGCTGACCTGACGAGGTGCAG AATGCAGGAAGCAGAGGCTTGTTTTATCCTAACAGCCAGGAATTATGCAGATAAAAATGCTGTT GATCAGCATACCATATTGAGATCATGGGCTGTGAAAGATTTTGCACCTACATGCCCACAGTATGTCCAAATTTTTCGGCCGGAAAATAAATTCCATGTGAAGTTTGCTG aACATGTTGTCTGTGAAGATGAATTCAAATATGCCTTATTAGCCAATAACTGTCTTTCACCGGCTACCTCCACACTAGTGACTCTTCTTCTTCACACATCAAGGGGACA AGAGGGCCAGACCTCATCTGAAGAATGGCAGCGTGTGTATGGCCGATGCTCAGGGAATGAAATTTACCATATTAAACTTGGTGATAGTCAATTTTTCGGAGAGTACGAGGGAAAGAGTTTTACATATGCTAGTTTTCATGCACACAGAAA GTATGGCGTTAGTCTTGTTGGTGTCTTGCAGAGTCTTCCAGGATCCACAATCCAGTTGAATCCTGGTCCAAGGCACATTATGAAAG GTGCTGATATATGCTTCTACATGAACATAACCAAAGAGGAAAATTCGGCTTTCATCCTCGCGCATCCAAACAATGATAAAGATACGCGAATGGATAAAATGAAGCCACCTGCTGGTGGAAATTACTCCAAAGTCGCTAGCATGATTGCAAGCGTTG gtactgtGGCCTTGGAGCTCCAACACACAAGGGATAAGTCTAACAGTCAGGTGCTAGATCAGAATGGACAAAAGACAGATTCAATGGCCAACAAACTAGAACTTCCAAAAGGCCTAAGTATACAGAGTCTAAATAAGCGGCCTAGTATTGCTCCAGTGCCGGCCGTTCTTGATGCAGCAGGTATTGAGATTACGGTAGAGTCAGAGGACTCTGATCAAGATAGCAGTATAACTGAAGAAGAGCCACCTTGGGTTACACCCAACTCGGA TACCGTAAAAGGGTTCCCGCCACTTACACCCTACATTGGTACCACGCCCACGCTGACCCATATTATGCGGGAGAAGCGGCATATATGTTGTCTCCAGTTGGCACAG ACATGTGACCATTGCTCATTCAAACATGCAAAGGAATACCATTGGTCGAACCGAACGATCATCGTAGCTGCTGATTATGCAAGCAACGGCTTGTATAACTTTATTGTGCCATTGAGATCTCATGCTCGACCAAAAAATACTATGAATCCGATTGTGCTACTCTTAGAAAGAAG ACCAGACCAGAGCTTCTTAGAGACAATTTGTTACTTTCCTCTTGTCTACTGGATGATAGGATCTATAGAATG CCTTGATGACCTGTTACGGGCTGGTATCACTCTGGCAGACAATGTGGTTATTGTCAACAAGGAGAGCTCAAACTCTCAAGAGGAAGACTACTTAGCTGACTGCAACACCATTGTGGCAGTACAGACGATATTCCG ACTATTTCCAAGTGCTAACATCATAACGGAGTTGTCCCAGTCCTCCAATATGAGGTTCATGCAGTTCAGAGCCAAAGATCACTATGCTTTAAACCTCTCCAAGGTGGAAAAG aaagaaaaagaaagaggaAGCCACATCTCTTACATGTTCAGGTTACCATTCGCAGCAGGAAATGTATTCAGTGCTAGTATGTTGGACACGCTTCTATATCAAGCATTTGTCAAGGACTATCTCATCACATTCGTTCGACTGTTATTAGGCATTGACCAGGCTGTGGGGTCTGGACATTTGTCTTGT ATGAAAATTTCCAAAGATGACCTGTGGATACGGACCTACGGCCGACTCTATCAAAAACTCTGCTCAACCACCTGTGAGATTCCTATTGGTATTTACCGGACAATGATCCAACACACAGAAAACACATCTGCT GATGGTGTCCCTGGGTCAGGTCATTCATCACAG CAAACACCTCACTTTGATTTCAAACGGCGCCTTTCGACTCGTATCCATCAAAAACTTGCTCAACGATGTTCAGGT AGAAATCGAAATAACCTGGGCGCAAAAAATAAAACTGCTGAACCTAAAGAAAAGGAG gTTTCTCTGAATGTGATGCACACCGACGATGAAGGAGGAAGTGACAGCCTGGGATCGGAACGGCAAGAGATCTGCCAACTAGTCAAGTCGAGGATGCAGAGCCTTGGACTGCCAACAGATGATTACG ATGATGTTAGTGATAAGAGAAATACGTTATCATATGTGATCATCAACCCAAGCTATGACTTAAAGCTTGAAGTGGACGATGTTGT ATACTTAATTCGACCAAGTTCACTGTCAGCCCAGGCATCACCGTTGATTGATGAACGGAAACTGTTGGCCCGGAAACGATTTTTACCACATAAGAGAGAAGAGCCGACTGGTGCTGATGAGGAACCAATCAGTAGAAGTTCTACTCCTGACTGTGATCATGATGCTAAG AATGAGCCTGCTACATTAGAAATAA ATAATTGTACATCTGTTGTCAGAATAG AGTTTAGACCTAGAAAACCACCATTTATTGCTGATTCCACCAGATTTCAATTAGACGCAACCACGGTTACCATGCATGAGTGA